GACTGTGTAAAGATTACATGCCTGGTTCTAAGGGGATGGCAAATCTTTAACAAGGGCCTAAGGTGGAGGACACTGCTCAGTTGTGAGGAAATAATGTTTAAAGGATTGTTTTAGCAAAACAGTAAGTAATTTTGAGAAATGCATGCTTTTgcaaatttccttttaaaaaataagaaataatggGCTGTGGATAAGCATTTCACAGTTTTGAGAGGATCTACTGAGCTTGTAACTTGTCAAATGAGAACTGTGTAGAACTTGGCTCCTCATTCTGATGTGAACATCCCTTGTCTTCTTACTAAGCCCAGAGCAGTGAATGTGTTAGCCTTACAGCTTGCATGATATTCTTAGCTCTTGTTCTATTTGGCATGTGCTCCACAAACACACCTGTTGTGTTTTCAACCATTGTTCAGGTCTCTCTGGCCTTCCTGGTTCATTTACTGAGCTCCTATAAACTAAACTCCTGTAACCAAAGGTTGTTTGAGAACATGGTTAGAGAGGAGTTGGAAAAGTTAGATAAATCTCATTGGAGTGGTGTTACTGgattttagtttcttttttttttttcccatctaaTTCTAGGAATGCTTTAATTCTCCATATGGAACCCAATACTTTAAAGAGTATGCAGAGAAGATCCCTGGGGAATCAACACAAAAGCTGTCAGAAGTTGCAAAGGAGTGCAGCATATATCTCATTGGAGGTAGTTCATTCTTAGTGACCATCtcactgggggaaaaatgggcAGTGTCTATTACTGCCATTGGATCAAAATTACATAAATAATACAGTGGGGGAAATATCTGTTCTTGCATTTACAAAGGATCCATTCCAGAAGAGGATGGTGGAAAGCTCTATAATACATGTGCTGTCTTTGGGCCTGATGGTGCTCTTCTGGCCAAGCATAGGAAGGTAAGATGGCAGAATATTGTTATGAAAAGTTTTATTAGCAGTGTTGTACAAATTATTTCATCTGTACTTAAAGGAGGTATAAATTAGTAGAATCTTGCATTAATAATAAGTTGTGTAGCATCACCCATGAAATTTCATGTAACTTTTATTTGGGGTATGTAAATACCACATCAAAAGGTGGTCATAAATTTGTTCTGGATAAGGATGACAAAATACTGGAAGGTGTAATTGGCTTTCCCCATATGCTGAGAAAACTATGGTAAAGAGTAAAACCTGATCCAACTCATGTATCTCTGTACCCAGGCCTAAGTCTAAAACACAGTGCCACTTGAGTGGGATCAGGATTTTCTCTCAGCTTCCTGATGGATTTAGTCCTTCTGTTATAATAAATACTGTTCTTTACATACTTTGTGCTATACATGTGATTAGTGCAGACATGCAGAGTCCAAGTTaagctgtcactgctgtttgCTTGCTGTCATGTTCTACCTCCATCTTCCACCATTGCTTTGTGCCTTCTGGAAAACTGCCTCCCATTTGTAACTCCAGAGTCAGTTTCTCTTTGTGGAACTGTTCTGTTCATTCTTATCCCCACTTTCTGTTCATGAGACTCTGCACACAGAGGTCACTCCATGAGCAAACAACAGCTTATTTCTTTTAAGGGTAAGCCAAAAAGATAATACAAGGTTACTTGGAACAAATAAAGTGGTGCaggtattaatttttaattaaataattaattaatttttaattttttaattaattaatctgtTTGCTGCTTCTACATTAGCATTGCTTACTGAATCACCTTGTGCAGTTCTGTGTTGCCTTCCACCTGTCACAGCAGTCTGcaagcccaggagctgctcgtAGAATGAGTGCAGCCTTGTGCTAAGTGtgaacaaataataaaataaaaccagctctGTTGTTAGGAAGCTCCAGTCAGGAACAACACCTTCCATtgcaagggagggaggaaggcagcTGCAGGCCCTCAGAGGCAGCTGCATAGCTGAAGTCATGGCTCAGTGAAGATATTTTCTTGAGAAGTTTTACAGGAATGGGACTCAAATGTTAGAGACAAATCATTAGGTCAAGACATCTAGCTGTTTGGTATGTATTTTCAACTTTAGACATGTATATTTCTGTGtagaagaaaatactttaaatcaTCTTTGGAGGATCTAACAATCTTAAGCAATGTTTACTTTGGATCCTGACAAAAGAGTAGTCTAGATAACAGTAGAAAGCACATGCCTAAAGAGGCTCAAATACCAAACAGAGAAATTGTTAGTAATTGTTATTAATCATAGTATAATTGCAGGTTCATTTGTTTGACATTAATGTTCCTGGGAAGATCCAGTTCAAAGAGTCTGAAACATTGAGTCCAGGGAATAGTTTCTCCATGTTTGACACACGTGAGTATAAAACAAGTTCTCTCTTTAAGGAGCTCTACTACAGTAACACTACAGTCACTCTGCAGTTCTCTTCCCCCACCTCCTTTCCAGCAGTGCATTTTTAGACTATCAGGTTGGGCATTTGATGACAAATGTAGTTTAAGTTTGCTTCAAGTGTTTGGGTGACTtctgaaacttttaaaaaggCAGTATTGTTGCAGAAGGACAGAGGTGTACAAAGGGTTGAAACATATGTCACCCCACTTGCCTTAATTAAAGAATGGTCCTATTGATTTGTTAGAGGGAAGTGTTGGTATTTTTAATAGCAGTTACAGCTTGAAAATTGTTCTTATAAAACACAGCCTAGAAAAGAAAGTATGTAACAGCTACAATGGTACATTGCTTCAGGTGAGGATGATATAATAATGGAGACCATTAACTAAATCAGGAATCCCATTCCAGCCTTCTTGAATCAACCACTTcagataaaaaagcaaaatattgacTCCTCCCCACCCCATATTGTTCAAAAGCTGACAGTCTGTTAACTGAGCTCTCCAAAGAGTCTTGTCTGCCACAGTCACTTTCTCCTCCTTGCAATGTGCATGCTCTAAGAAACTACATGACTATTTTTACTCCATGAAAAGCAAGGagtgttttcttttattgaaaaaaaaaataaaattgcagctAAATGAGAGAGGAATATGTTACACAAAGACCTGATACAATATGATTTTGTGGAAATGACTTTTCTTAAGGGGTAGATAAGACTGCTTCTCACACTCTTTCTGTCCTCATGAAGCATGAATTCTCCCCCAACAATAGCCAGTGCTTGTTGGACACACATTTAAATATAGCTCCTCCTGTTGCTGTGAGCCATGCAAAATAACAGTTGGCAGGATGGCTACAGGAGGTCTTGTGGTTGTTTTGTGTACTTGTGCTGGTGATATCACCTCTGTCTCTTGTGTTTTGAGAGCAGCATACTGCAAAGTGGGCCTGGGCATCTGTTATGATATGAGATTTGCTGAGATGGCTCAAATCTACGGCCAGAAAGGTGAGGCTGGGTCACCTAAgggagcctgggcagccctgaggccagggctgggcagggctggttCTGGGTGGTCCGTGCTGGGTGACCCCTGTGATCAGGCATTCTTATCCCTGCCCAGAAACACAAAATGCAGCCTGTGGCCAACACTCTTACTCAGATGAGTGACTTCTCTCAGCGAGTAAAGTAACCATCAGTTTTAGATCCACATGTGGTGGTGGAGTGGTGGAGTTGGGGTATCCCCACCACAGCTCTTGGCTGATGTAACCTGTTGTGCATGGACAGGCTCTGGGCAGAGGCTGGGAAGTATGGAAATAAACCTCACCTTGGGTTTCAGTGTGAAGGGCCACTCTAGGGTAAACCATCTTCCCCTTAATGATGCTTAGGTTCTAATTCTCTCTTAACAAAGGTTGCCAGCTGCTGGTATATCCAGGGGCTTTTAACATGACAACAGGACCAGCTCATTGGGAACTCTTACAAAGAGGAAGGTAAGACCACAGTAAAAGTTTATTCCCCTGTTCTAGAGGAGTTTTGGTGCATGGAACTGAACTTTCTTGTGTTCCAAATGACACTTGTGCATCAGAaggggtgctgcagggccaCTCAGCCATTGGAGCTGCTCCATCTCTCAAGCCTTGCATGGGACACCAAAATGATTTTActgtcaaggaaaaaaacaggaagtTCTTGGCCTTtactccctcctgcccctgctatGCTCTTTCAGTGGCCTTTTCCCATGGCTTTATAAGCACCCTTCACACACAAATTCTAAAGAGAAGAACCAGTAACCATTTGGGAAGTACTGTAATTACAGATAGAAATAGACTCTGAGATTCCTGAATGCAGATTGTTTATTCATTTGGTCAGCTTCAATCAATTTTGCTACATACTGGATGAACCTGTGAATTACATGATATTCTATGCACTTACTCTGGAGCCAGGTGCTAGAGACTTCTCTTTCCAGgctcttctttctctgaccttTGTATCATTCACAGTTTGGGCTAATCAGTTAGAGGACATATAGCTTGTTCTTCAGAGTGgattctttctcttctgcttaATTAAGTGGTATTATAAAAACcaatttttctcactttttccctcccttcctttgtttttctgtgaacacagagctgtTGATAATCAACTCTACGTAGCTACTGTATCTCCTGCTAGAGATGAAAAAGCATCCTATGttgcctggggacacagcactgTAGTAAATCCATGGTGagttcaataaaataaaaaacaccaCCTTTTCTTtgataaagaaatattttagttgGCAGTCACACTTCAGTCCTACTTTTCCATCTATTGTTAAAAGTGCAAATTCTTGGTAAAAAGCACATGAGACTTGAGCCTAGCTTCTCGAGATCATGATTTAAAAcagtcaaattaaaaaaaaaacaagaagtaAACTAGAACTAGTTAGAGTATGTATTGATTTTGGTAGTAAAGATACTACTTAGTACTGGGATTAAGCATTAGTTGAACTGCTGACCTTGTCACCTTGTCCCAGAAATTCAGTCCATGATATGCTATGCATAGGGTAATTCTCTTAAACAGCTTACACAGAACTATCTCATTTCCTCAAAGAACAACACTGCTTTGACATaagaaagaacaagaagaaTGTCTTCAGCTAGAGAAGAGAGATTCTGACTTGAGCAGAAGTCACGCAGGTGCACAGGAGGTAAAAGTGACCAAATCTTCAggcagttatttttctttcacataaaTCTACTGATAGCTCGGTTCCAGTTGTTTGCACAGTAAGAAAAACTTTGTCTTTGTTGTGAGCTTCTAACTGTATGTGATGAAAGCAGTGACAGAACACTTGGGGGAGACATGATCATGTTCAGTAGTTCATGCAGAGTAAAAGGACACTATTAAAAGCCAGTAGGGTCTTCAGAGGAGAAAGTGTTCATCTTTGCCaatgtggttgttcctttcccctTGAGCTATGTTGCATGCTCACAGGCAGTGGTTCTCAGAGTGGCTTTTACCACAGTTCTTGATCTTTGAAAGACCTTTATGTTAAGCATGTATATATATCACATATAGAAAGTGCCATATATAAGCCTGGAAGCCATTTCTATCATGCCAGAGTTATGGATTATGATGCTATTTTTAGGACAGCCCTGTCGTTACAGCTGTAGGCATCAAGGGTAGGAACTCCTTTTTGTACAAACAGCAGCAACTGCACTGATGCCTTGAACCAATGTGTTAATCCTGTGAACAAATGTGCTTAATTTTGCAGGGGTGAAGTCATAGCTAAAGCTGGGGCAGAGGAAACAGTTGTATACACAGATATAGGTAAGGGaaaaattgttttggttttctccaCACTTTTTTTCTTGAGTACACTAAGGAGAGACAGTTTTTTTAAGTCTGTGGCCTTCCACATGCAACTGCAGATGATGCAGTACTCCTCTGCCTTGTCCACCTTTGCTAGGTTAAAGTAAGAACCAGCAGCCCTTGGCTCTACTGTTCTATGCAGAGTACTCTATAGCTGTACCCTTCTAGTTCACTTCCTTAGGGACAAGGTGCCACCTCAGGAAAGGGCAAAGCTGAGGCTTccttcagccctggctgctcactTGCAGTGCCCTACCACCCCATTCTCCATCAAAGCTGCTATTTTCCCTGTCTTACCTCAGAGCAAGtcaggagcttttttttttggctactGTTCTCTTaactcttttcttctctcctgcaGATCTAAAGAAACTTGCAGAAATACGTCAGCAGATTCCTATTTTAAGCCAGAAGCGTTGTGATCTCTATGTTGTAGAGATGAAAGAGTGAAGCTGGGTGAAGAGGGAAGGTTCAGCTGTCACAATGGCTGTTGCCTTCATCTTTGGAAGGATTTCCTTAGTAGTTGCTCCACAATTTGCTACCTAATGTGCCAGTTAAGAAACCACCACATAACAAAAAACTTGGTGCAATTCTAGTATGATGGAAACATAACTTTTGTATCTCCTCTCAAACTTATGTACTTCATAGTATTTTACAGCTAGGATAAAGATGGATGTGAAAGCAGTTCAACACAGCAGTGATTAACATTGATTTTTATGCATCATAATGTTTTAGTTGCCTTCTGAGGGCTGTTTTGTAGAACACAGAAATGGAAATCTTGTTCTCTGAAACTCCCTCTAAAGTCAGCTTTGGTATTACAAATTTTTCAGTGAATTGTCAGAAAATCTAGAAACATGATTCTTCTTGCTCTGTCCTTTTTAGATGTACATGACTTAACCAAGGTCCTTGAAAGCCCTACTTCTAACTTGGGAGGCTTAAAATTTAATACACTGAGCAAAACAGGCCAaattctgctctgtgctgctcggGACACCTCAAGAAGCTGCCAGACAGAACTGCTCCTATAGAAGAATCTGTAGCAGTTTTTGGTTCATGTGTTTTGTCTGGGTTTGTATATTAAATTCTCCTTATGGCAAATCCTGTTCATTGCTGAAGTGACATGGGTTACTTGCTGTGTTACAGTAATTCACACCTTGCCACACCTTTGCTCTCCATACTGCTTCCTTAATAGAATGTCTGAGTGGGTTTTAGTTCTGCtgcctggaaaaggctgaggggAGGCAGGTTGGGAACCTGCTGCACTAAGTCCTTCTGCCCACAGTCTCCCAGAAGACTGCCCAATGCTTGAATGCATTATTGCTACCATGGGCAGCTCCCATCCACTTTTGCTGGAGACAAACTGATTGGGAAAGACTGCTTTAAAATACTGCAAACCAGCCAAGCATGTTACccttttggttttggggtttcttttctgAAGGAAGACATCTTGTACTGTAAAAAGAATGTACAAATTATGCTTTTTATTCCttgggatgaaaaaaaaaaatcttaccagCCTTCACTGATAAGCTTTTGGTTTTCCAGCAGCATAAAACAGCTGTAAGgctaaaatacaaaaatgggagggagagaaggTTTTGTCTTGCTCTAGCTAACCACATTTCCCCCAAAACCATCTTGTATTTTATTCATGTTCAGCCATCCTCTTCCCacagtttttttggttttgtgggggtttttggttgttttggctTTTAACCTTTTGGCTTCTCTGCAGTGAGCTTGGTGTGTGTTTTATAAACAAGAACAAACACTCAGCCAAGCCCTGACACATCCTTCCCCTCAAAAGCCAGATCCCACCATTCCACTTGATGCCGTTCTGTATTTTTGGTCTGTAGTTTTCACTGCGTTTTGGTGTACATACTGCACTGGAACTTTTAAGAAACAAGCCACAGAGCACAAGGTGAAATGAAGGTTTAtttgttgaaaaataaatattaaaaaattaacaatttaCCATTTGAGCCGAGTCTCCTGCATTAGATTAGTGCTTCCCACATACTCAGCAACCCATATCCATGATGGCAACTGCTGGGCTCCAACTTCTAAGTCATAATAACTATTTCAtctctttccctcctctctctctctactAGTTCAACACACATGAGTAAATAAATACTACCTTTGGAGGATTAAAGTGGTGCAGGACTCTCATGGGCTGACCACTTAAATCTGAGAAATGCAAAGTGCAGTTTGCAACAGGTAACAGAATCTGTGGTCTGAACTCTCCTCCCCTGGAATCCCAAATGGAGAGGATGGATGAAAATCTATTACAAACTACTTTGGTGAACTCAGCTGAAGAGCTGCCATGAGCTCAGTTCTTTTCAGTCTATCAGGATAACTCCTAAGCACCTTGTTTTAGTAGGGAATTTAGTAGAGTCTCCAGTGCACTGCACTCAGAAGTGATGCAAATGGGGCTGTGAATTTGTGAGGCTTTCCCTGAAAAAGTACACTGTCAGTTCTTAGCCACAGTGCTTGAAGCATCCAATACTCAACCTTTGTGTTGGAAGAAAACAGGCACTTTTAGGTATCCATGCAACACATATGCACCAGTATTTTCTAAGTACAGGAAACTAATGAGTAACAACCCTGAAACAGTTCCAGAATTTCAGCCTGcaagaatttaaattatttttgaagaaatGGCAGGAAATTGGGCAGTGTTAGTATTGCTGGACTGGTTAAAGCTGCATCTAAGCTGCTCTTCATAGTTGCAGAGTAAGTTACAGTAAAGCTTTTCAGGGTATGTTAgttccattttccctttccatctGCAGTTAGATCCTAGTAATTCAAGTCACAGCTTAGAACCatggaatatgctgagttggaaggggcccaTCAGGATCAGAGCCCAGCTCTTGGCCCTGTGCAGGACATGCCAAGAATCACACTGTGTCCTGACAGCATTGTCCCCATGAACAACAGGGACCATACATGATGAGAAGTAAGTTGCTAGACAATTGTATGTAGAAGCAACTTCCCAGATTATTCCTCTAGGACACATGGGCTTTATCCAAGTCTTCAGTATTAGCTTCCaaaatttcaactttttttttttttaaatagcagtaATACTTGTCTTACTTCAAAGTTCAAATGCACACctggtttaaaataaaacctcaaCTGTATCAGTCATTCACAAGAAGTCCCTTTCATCACAGGGATGCAGCTGCATACACACAATAATAGGGTCACAGCTACTCtcattcccagccctcctggctCAACTTCCTTTCCCCTGTAATCTCCAGCTCTCACGATCATACCTCTGTGGGTGATGGAAGCAAGCAGAGATCGGATTTGTTGATTCCATGTCTCCTCCTCATTCCTTCTTAAAGGTTGAAGTGAGAGAAGATGACAAGGAGTCACTTATCAGTTCTTCCTAGACTTAGAATAtaagcacagagctcaccattgCAGAGAACCCCTTCATCAAAACCTGTTCTTATACATGTCAGAGAGAGATACTTGAAggtagtatttattttttcagtttacaGGTGATATgtcatttacaaaaaaattacagacaATGCATCCTTTCAGTGCAGTTTCAAACTAGTTGAAGAACAGGCAAAAGTCTGTGATGATTTGGAATGCTAGTAATTGACAGCACatgcttttttcccttaattGATTGGGTGGGGTAAGGAATGGGATACAGATGGGGTGATGAGGAGAAAATGCCAATGTAAATAAGGCCATGCGAATAAAAACTCCTTGGAGAACAGGACTCATCAGCCCGGCATATTTTTGTTCTCAGGTAATTGATGCAGAGATTGGAAGTTGGAGAAGACATCTGACACTTGTTCCATTCAGTGCCCCTAGAAGCTGCCAGTACATTCCCATATCTTCAATTCTACACCAGTGCTATGATTTCCGATCACCTAATGAGCTACTAAAATAATGATTAAATCTTTATCTCTACTCTCCACCATTTGAATACTCAACTGTAGTTGTTGCTGGGAGAAAGGAAGGTCAAGTTGAAAatgcaagctgctgctgtaTGGTGGCAAACTACAGACCAAGACAGTTTGACTACAGCATCATTCATTTCTTTAAAAGGTTAAATACATTAGACGATTCACCACGAACAAATCTATGATTTCAGGATGGAAAGAAGCCCAAACTAGTGTGTCCTAAATTAAGCTACATCATTTGCATGAGGTTTGTCCAGCCACATCAGTCCAGGGAAAGGCAAGATGGACTGACTGACTTCCACACCAGAAAGATCAACCCAAAGCAAGAGGGCCCTCTGTGAAGTTCATAACAAGAGGAAAACTGTTCATAATTTGCCCATCTGCTGTTTGCAGCACAATTGCTTCCTTTCTACAGTATCTGAAATCTTGGACAAGACAGGGTCTACAGAACAAGGAAATGAGTGCAGTTTGCAAATCCATTATTGGAAGTTTGAGCCCTATGCTTTGTTCTTTATCTCACTTAATCCTGCTAAGGGGCTCTTAAAAGGAGATCATAACCCAGCAGTCTCTAGAGACTGAAGAGAATTTAGATAGTCTATCAGCTGCTACACTTATGCAAAAGCCTCAGAGATTACAAAGATTATATGCAAGCATGACCTTACCTTTTGGAGCTTCACTCCCAGCATTGCTTTCTGTTCTTGAAAGTCCCTCTGAACCCTCCAGAACAATTTCCCATGACATTCAAGTAAGGACTGCTGCACAGGAATACATTCTTTCTTCCAGTAAAGTCTACACTGCAGTGTTACTGacctccttccccagccaaCCTTTTTCCTAGCTCTCCTATGCAGTACTCTAGGGCTTTCTGGGGTGAGAATAAGGACTATCAAATTAATTCCCTAATAGCTGCCACAGGACTATTTCTAAGTTATGCAGAGGGTGGAAGGAGATTTAAGGGAAGATT
The nucleotide sequence above comes from Molothrus aeneus isolate 106 chromosome 2, BPBGC_Maene_1.0, whole genome shotgun sequence. Encoded proteins:
- the NIT2 gene encoding omega-amidase NIT2 isoform X2; amino-acid sequence: MRAAGGAMASFRLALIQLHVSAVKSDNLQRACGLVREASAKGAKLVALPECFNSPYGTQYFKEYAEKIPGESTQKLSEVAKECSIYLIGGSIPEEDGGKLYNTCAVFGPDGALLAKHRKVHLFDINVPGKIQFKESETLSPGNSFSMFDTPYCKVGLGICYDMRFAEMAQIYGQKGCQLLVYPGAFNMTTGPAHWELLQRGRAVDNQLYVATVSPARDEKASYVAWGHSTVVNPWGEVIAKAGAEETVVYTDIDLKKLAEIRQQIPILSQKRCDLYVVEMKE
- the NIT2 gene encoding omega-amidase NIT2 isoform X1, whose amino-acid sequence is MLIMDHRELLPVTSKSFRLALIQLHVSAVKSDNLQRACGLVREASAKGAKLVALPECFNSPYGTQYFKEYAEKIPGESTQKLSEVAKECSIYLIGGSIPEEDGGKLYNTCAVFGPDGALLAKHRKVHLFDINVPGKIQFKESETLSPGNSFSMFDTPYCKVGLGICYDMRFAEMAQIYGQKGCQLLVYPGAFNMTTGPAHWELLQRGRAVDNQLYVATVSPARDEKASYVAWGHSTVVNPWGEVIAKAGAEETVVYTDIDLKKLAEIRQQIPILSQKRCDLYVVEMKE